One Nicotiana tomentosiformis chromosome 4, ASM39032v3, whole genome shotgun sequence genomic window carries:
- the LOC138909748 gene encoding uncharacterized protein, with protein MEDHVHRFVMGLEPHLLKDCISVSLQPGMDISRIKAYVQGVEECKQKQRADHEHDSGQSKRERSLGPSGEFRGGQSQQYPRPRYGRLSDERWFKRNSTSGICSWFVIISTPPPEQGSQAPMGRGRGRGRASISSGPQNRIYTLAGRQDQESSPDVVTGILPVSSYDVYALIDPGSTLSYVTPLVARKFGIEPELIKPFEVSTPVGDPVIARWVN; from the exons ATGGAGGATCatgttcaccggttcgtgatggggttggagccgcacctaCTTAAAGACTGTATATCTgtctcacttcagccaggcatggatatttctcgtattaaGGCATATGttcagggtgtagaggagtgtaagcagaagcagagggccgatcaTGAGCATGATAGTGGccaaagtaagagagaaagatctttgggtccttctggtgagtttcgaggtggtcagagtcaacaatacccgag GCCACGTTATGGTAGATTATCCGACGAGAGGTGGTTCAAGCGTAATTCAACCAGCGGGATCTgtagctggttcgtcatcatcagtacgcccccccccgagcaaggttcacaagcaccaatgggtcgtggtagaggcagaggtagagcatctatctcgagcggtcctcagaatcGCATTTATACGTTAGCAggtcgacaggatcaggagtcgtcacctgatgttgttacaggtatattaccagtctcctcatatgatgtatatgcattgattgatccaggttccaccttatcgtatgtcacTCCATTGGTTGCTcgtaagtttgggatagaacctgagttgattaaaccttttgaggtgtccacacctgttggggatccagtgatagctagatgGGTAAATTGA